A genomic window from Kineosporia sp. NBRC 101731 includes:
- a CDS encoding PPK2 family polyphosphate kinase, protein MAKNEQQTHEPAQLSELLRVGEGFDLASTDSSGTPGFSGSKVEGEAALESGAQVLSQLQERLFAEGFSGTRADRVLLIIQGMDTSGKGGIVRHVVGAVDPQGVRHTAFKSPTPEELAHDFLWRVRPRVPEPGLIGVFDRSHYEDVLIVRVHDLVPAREWETRYDTINAFEAELAAQGTAIVKVMLHISPAEQLRLLEKRLYRPDKYWKYSTADLDEHAYWDSYQEAYQAALTRCSTAVAPWHVVPADRKWYARWAVQSLLVNALTALDPQWPAAKFDVEAERARLKALLAAD, encoded by the coding sequence AGACGCACGAGCCGGCCCAGCTTTCCGAGTTATTGCGGGTGGGTGAGGGTTTCGACCTTGCCTCGACGGATTCTTCGGGCACGCCCGGATTCTCCGGATCGAAGGTCGAGGGGGAGGCTGCGTTGGAGTCTGGGGCGCAGGTCCTCTCGCAGTTGCAGGAACGGCTCTTCGCCGAGGGTTTCAGTGGCACCAGGGCCGACCGGGTGCTGCTGATCATCCAGGGCATGGACACCTCCGGCAAGGGTGGCATCGTGCGTCACGTCGTCGGGGCGGTCGACCCGCAGGGGGTGCGGCACACGGCGTTCAAGTCGCCCACCCCGGAAGAACTGGCCCACGACTTCCTCTGGCGGGTACGCCCCCGGGTGCCGGAGCCGGGCCTGATCGGCGTCTTCGACCGCTCGCACTACGAGGACGTACTGATCGTGCGCGTGCACGACCTGGTGCCCGCCCGCGAGTGGGAGACCCGCTACGACACGATCAACGCGTTCGAGGCCGAGCTGGCGGCCCAGGGCACGGCGATCGTCAAGGTGATGCTGCACATCTCCCCGGCCGAGCAGCTGCGCCTGCTGGAGAAGCGGCTGTACCGGCCGGACAAGTACTGGAAGTACAGCACGGCCGACCTGGACGAGCACGCCTACTGGGACTCGTACCAGGAGGCGTACCAGGCGGCCCTGACCCGCTGCTCGACCGCGGTGGCGCCCTGGCACGTGGTGCCCGCCGACCGGAAGTGGTACGCCCGCTGGGCTGTTCAGAGTCTGCTGGTCAACGCCCTGACCGCACTGGACCCGCAGTGGCCGGCCGCGAAGTTCGACGTCGAGGCGGAGCGGGCGCGCCTGAAGGCGCTGCTGGCGGCCGACTGA